One window of Atribacter laminatus genomic DNA carries:
- a CDS encoding carboxymuconolactone decarboxylase family protein, translated as MNCQDIEKIGKIQSDRKTANEFYSKNSEVYRSFVSMERKTYSNGELEKRYKEMIAIGISIIINCESCLEWHIKEALRSGASEKQIIEAIEVGIEMGGGPATVSARFAMKVLKYYQQKA; from the coding sequence ATGAATTGTCAAGATATTGAAAAAATTGGAAAGATTCAAAGCGATCGAAAAACTGCCAATGAATTTTATTCAAAAAATTCAGAAGTGTATCGGTCATTTGTAAGCATGGAAAGAAAAACCTATTCGAATGGAGAACTGGAAAAAAGGTACAAAGAGATGATCGCTATTGGGATTTCGATCATCATTAACTGCGAATCGTGCCTGGAGTGGCATATCAAAGAAGCTTTGCGGTCTGGAGCATCGGAAAAACAGATCATTGAAGCCATTGAAGTCGGAATCGAGATGGGTGGAGGACCAGCAACAGTTTCTGCCCGATTTGCCATGAAGGTTTTGAAGTATTACCAGCAGAAAGCATAA